The Chloroflexaceae bacterium genome has a segment encoding these proteins:
- the coaE gene encoding dephospho-CoA kinase (Dephospho-CoA kinase (CoaE) performs the final step in coenzyme A biosynthesis.) has protein sequence MKHPNVYLIGLTGGIACGKSTVLAMLADLGARTIDADRVTHDLQAPGMPVYEQIVAAFPEAAPEPGAPLDRRRLAALVFSDPQRLRQLEQIVHPAVRLELRNFIEAVGRAAGPAERPVVVIDVVKLIESGWAQVCDEVWVVTAPEEQQVSRLMATRGMSEAEARQRIGAQTSQAERLAHATVVIDNGDSLAATRAQVEAAWQAMLRRKEARR, from the coding sequence ATGAAACATCCCAACGTCTACCTCATCGGCCTGACCGGCGGCATCGCCTGTGGCAAGAGCACCGTGCTGGCCATGCTCGCCGATCTCGGCGCGCGCACCATTGACGCCGATCGCGTGACCCACGACCTGCAGGCCCCAGGCATGCCCGTATACGAGCAGATCGTTGCGGCCTTTCCCGAAGCCGCACCGGAACCCGGCGCCCCCCTCGACCGGCGCCGGCTGGCGGCGCTGGTCTTCAGCGATCCGCAGCGGCTGCGCCAGTTGGAGCAGATTGTGCATCCGGCGGTGCGGCTTGAGCTACGCAACTTCATCGAAGCGGTGGGCCGGGCCGCCGGACCCGCCGAGCGCCCGGTGGTGGTGATTGACGTTGTCAAACTGATTGAGTCGGGCTGGGCGCAGGTATGTGACGAGGTGTGGGTGGTGACCGCCCCAGAGGAGCAGCAGGTGAGCCGGCTCATGGCCACGCGGGGCATGAGCGAGGCCGAGGCGCGGCAACGCATCGGCGCTCAGACGTCTCAGGCGGAGCGTCTGGCCCACGCCACGGTGGTGATTGACAATGGCGACTCGCTTGCCGCCACCCGCGCGCAGGTTGAGGCGGCCTGGCAGGCGATGCTGCGGCGGAAGGAGGCGCGGAGGTGA
- a CDS encoding enoyl-CoA hydratase-related protein, whose protein sequence is MSELVLIERNGPLATVTLNRPEVHNAFNAQVIAELHTACTALRSETGLRAVVLRGAGPSFCAGADLHWMRESLNYTHAENLADAARLDAMLEALNTLPVAVIGRVHGAALGGGVGLTACCDVVVAAEEASFGFTEARLGLLPAVIARYVTPKIGPGHARALFVTARRFSAQQAAAIGLVHEVTPAEELDAAVERVIEAVLACGPGAVAASKALVSAVTTLPPAEAREYAISAIAAARTGSEGQEGLRAFLEKRRPGWAG, encoded by the coding sequence ATGAGTGAACTGGTACTCATCGAACGGAACGGCCCTCTGGCCACGGTGACTCTGAATCGCCCGGAAGTGCACAATGCCTTCAACGCACAGGTGATCGCCGAGCTGCACACCGCCTGCACGGCGCTGCGGAGCGAGACCGGGCTGCGCGCCGTGGTGCTGCGGGGCGCCGGGCCGTCGTTCTGCGCCGGGGCCGACCTGCACTGGATGCGCGAGAGCCTGAACTACACCCACGCCGAGAACCTGGCCGACGCGGCGCGCCTTGACGCGATGTTGGAGGCCCTCAATACGCTGCCCGTGGCGGTGATCGGGCGGGTGCACGGCGCCGCCCTTGGCGGGGGCGTGGGTCTGACAGCCTGCTGCGACGTGGTGGTGGCCGCCGAGGAGGCCAGTTTTGGCTTCACCGAGGCGCGCCTGGGGCTGCTGCCGGCGGTGATCGCCCGCTATGTGACGCCGAAGATCGGCCCGGGGCACGCGCGGGCGCTTTTCGTCACCGCGCGCCGCTTCAGCGCGCAGCAGGCCGCGGCAATCGGCCTGGTCCACGAGGTGACCCCCGCCGAGGAACTGGACGCGGCGGTCGAGCGGGTGATTGAGGCCGTGCTTGCCTGCGGGCCGGGGGCCGTGGCCGCCTCCAAGGCCCTGGTAAGCGCCGTGACCACCCTGCCCCCCGCCGAGGCCCGCGAGTATGCGATCAGCGCCATCGCCGCCGCCCGCACCGGCTCTGAGGGCCAGGAGGGCCTGCGGGCGTTCCTGGAGAAGCGCCGACCGGGGTGGGCAGGGTAG